In the Nicotiana tabacum cultivar K326 chromosome 16, ASM71507v2, whole genome shotgun sequence genome, one interval contains:
- the LOC142170491 gene encoding uncharacterized protein LOC142170491, protein MNQGQGNAGRGQTRVFAFTRQDAQASNAMVTGILSVCSFDALTLIDPGSTPSYVSSYFALRFSRQPELLNDPFLVATPVGEALLVEYVYSACQIRVEGRDTLADLIVLDMIDFDMLMGIDCQGEHEDHLKTILQTLREYRLYAKFSKCEFWLESVSFLGHVVSKDGIMVDLKKTEAVQKWPRPTFPTEIRSFLGLAGYYKHFVQDFSRIAVPLTKLTQKNAKFQWMEEREQSFQKLKTCLTTAPILALPSGSEGFIVFYDASRVGLRCVLIQNDRVIAYASKHEQNYPTHDLEIVAVVFALKTWRHYLYSETSDALSRKSIGSLAHIAPTKRLLAKDIQRLEDTGIRFSAGNSEVLLACAQAKSSLVERIKATQYEDERLCKYRDEVLASKRKDMIVKSDGVLRMGDRLCVADIDGLRHAILEEAHNSKYIILRVSTKMYHNLKKFYW, encoded by the exons ATGAATCAAGGACAAGGCAATGCTGGTAGAGGTCAGACGagagtttttgcatttactagacaGGATGCTCAGGCCTCGAATGCAATGGTTACAGGTATTCTTTCTGTCTGTTCATTTGATGCACTtacgttgattgatccgggatctactccCTCCTATGTGTCCTCATACTTTGCATTGAGATTTAGTAGACAACCCGAGCTATTGAATGATCCTTTTCTAGTTGCTACTCCTGTTGGAGAGGCTCTATTAGTTGAATACGTGTATAGTGCTTGTCAGATTCGGGTTGAGGGTAGAGATACTCTAGCTGACcttattgtacttgatatgattgactttgacatgCTGATGGGAATTGATTG CCAAGGAGAACACGAGGATCACCTCAAGACTATATTGCAGACATTGCGAGAATAtcggctttatgctaagttctcgaagtgtgaattctggctagaatCGGTATCATTTCTGGGACATGTTGTATCTAAAGATGGAATTATGGTAGACCTTAAGAAGACCGAAGCTGTGCAGAAATGGCCCAGGCCTACTTTTcctacagagattcgcagctttttaGGCTTAGCAGGCTATTACAAGCATTTTGTGCAGGATTTCTCCAGAATAGCAGTGCCACTGACCAAGCTAACACAGAAAAATGCAAAGTTTCAGTGGATGGAGGAACGTGAACagagctttcaaaaactcaaaacatgtTTGACAACTGCACCAATATTAGCCTTACCATCAGGTTCTGAAGGATTTATAGTATTCTATGACGCCTCGAGGGTGGGATTAAGATGTGTTCTCATACAAAATGATcgtgttatagcttatgcttcaaAGCACGAGCAAAACTATCCTACACATGATTTGGAGATTGTTGCAGTGGTATTTGCTCTAAAAACTTGGAGACATTATCTATACAGTgaaactt ctgatgcattgagtagaaaatCTATAGGGAGTTTGGCACATATAGCCCCTACAAAGAGACTTTTGGCCAAAGATATTCAGAGACTAGAAGATACAGGTATCAGATTTAGTGCCGGAAATTCAGAGGTATTGTTGGCTTGTGCTCAAGCTAAGTCTTCATTAGTTGAGCGCATTAAGGCCACCCAATATGAGGATGAACGATTATGTAAATACAGAGATGAAGTCTTAGCTAGTAAAAGAAAGGATATGATTGTTAAAAGTGATGGTGTTCTTCGAATGGGTGACAGGCTATGTGTAGCAGACATAGATGGGTTGAGACATGctattcttgaagaagcccacaaCTCTAAATACATTATACTTCGTGTATCCACAAAAATGTACCATAACTTGAAGAAATTTTATTGGTAG